The Cyprinus carpio isolate SPL01 chromosome A5, ASM1834038v1, whole genome shotgun sequence genome has a segment encoding these proteins:
- the mcama gene encoding cell surface glycoprotein MUC18 isoform X1 yields the protein MDNFRSMALPNTSLLLVLQMCALAWQAWALVDLRMEDTIEVSMDNSTEIPCLYTFTEEPKMVMVQWFVREREGHRVRISYSDLTMQKVDEDTSYSNRISVRSNSDGETLTIHDVKLADEREFFCQVSGLSAGNGEGRTFLKVFDPPEPPVIEGVLSGVSVSGDSPLKIASCETREGFPKPNITWYRDHIPIHPTSGLANVVTLVTKESSGLYTVQSELHYKVTKEVKDAHFSCEVSYFVPGAVRTLKSKDINITVHYRTTSVEIWKESPEGSVKEGDTVEIRCQGDGNPPAPIIFNREQSDVELDSSQGLLVLKEVSRADSGVYECHSLDVDEVVDTLQLTVHYLDPAVVVPKDSEVMLKGESLTATCNALSSLETSTVWFKNGTVVGRGHIMHLQDATFDTAGQYDCEVTVPSLPGLLTSGSVHIIVQGAPQIKDADREIKLTEKVGGWVNLSCEVRGYPRPAITWSITGSQSQSWREVDKRETEDQVHSVVMLKVTTHTVAVCNSTNDFGIETKTYSIRSIPFSQTPTARKTSADNSGVIIVVIIVSILLLAVLGSVFYFLYKKGKLPCGRSGKQEIINAYSTKEKTNKDDIVVEMKAKKTEESMLLKSANGEKKPPNDQNSTLSS from the exons CTTGGGCGCTAGTGGATCTGAGGATGGAGGACACTATAGAGGTTTCCATGGATAATTCTACAGAGATCCCCTGCCTGTACACCTTCACCGAGGAGCCCAAGATGGTTATGGTCCAGTGGTTTGTG CGGGAACGTGAAGGTCACCGGGTTAGGATCTCCTACAGTGACCTGACCATGCAGAAGGTGGACGAGGACACCAGCTACAGCAATCGTATCAGTGTGCGATCAAACAGTGATGGAGAAACTCTGACCATTCATGACGTTAAGCTGGCTGATGAAAGAGAGTTTTTCTGTCAGGTCAGTGGTTTGTCAGCGGGAAATGGAGAGGGCAGGACTTTCTTGAAGGTTTTTG ACCCCCCAGAGCCTCCTGTCATTGAAGGTGTCCTCTCTGGAGTTTCTGTGTCCGGTGACTCCCCACTTAAG ATTGCATCTTGTGAGACCAGAGAAGGCTTTCCCAAGCCAAACATCACATGGTACCGTGATCACATCCCCATCCACCCCACTAGTGGCT TGGCGAACGTGGTAACGCTAGTGACGAAGGAATCCAGTGGTCTATATACAGTGCAGAGTGAACTGCATTATAAGGTGACCAAGGAAGTCAAAGACGCCCACTTTTCCTGTGAAGTCAGCTATTTTGTCCCAGGAGCTGTCAGGACATTGAAGTCCAAAGACATCAATATTACAGTTCATT ACCGCACGACCAGCGTGGAGATATGGAAAGAATCGCCTGAGGGCTCGGTCAAAGAGGGGGACACAGTGGAGATCCGTTGTCAAGGCGATGGGAACCCCCCAGCACCCATCATTTTCAACCGAGAACAA TCAGATGTGGAGCTGGATTCCTCTCAGGGGCTGCTGGTTCTGAAGGAAGTGTCTCGTGCAGATAGCGGTGTGTATGAATGTCACTCTCTGGACGTGGATGAGGTGGTGGACACCCTACAGCTCACTGTGCACT ATCTGGACCCAGCTGTGGTGGTGCCCAAAGACTCCGAGGTCATGCTGAAAGGAGAGAGTCTGACAGCCACCTGCAATGCCCTGTCGTCTTTAGAGACGTCTACTGTATGGTTTAAG aaTGGGACTGTGGTTGGAAGGGGACACATAATGCATCTGCAGGATGCCACGTTTGACACAGCTGGACAGTATGACTGTGAGGTGACTGTACCATCTCTTCCAGGCCTGCTGACCAGCGGTTCTGTCCATATCATCGTACAAG GCGCCCCTCAGATAAAGGATGCGGACCGAGAGATTAAACTGACGGAGAAAGTCGGTGGTTGGGTGAATTTGAGCTGTGAGGTGAGAGGTTACCCTAGACCCGCCATCACCTGGAGCATCACTGGCAGTCAG tctCAGAGCTGGCGTGAGGTGGATAAAAGAGAGACGGAGGATCAAGTCCACAGTGTTGTGATGCTTAAAGTTACCACTCACACTGTTGCTGTCTGCAATTCAACAAATGACTTTGGAATAGAGACCAAGACGTACAGCATCAGGAGCA TTCCATTCTCCCAGACTCCAACAGCAAGAAAAACTtcag CTGATAACAGTGGAGTGATTATTGTGGTGATCATTGTCAGCATCCTGTTGCTGGCCGTCCTGGGCAGTGTCTTCTACTTCCTGTATAAAAAGGGCAAGTTACCCTGTGGACGCTCAGGCAAGCAAGAAAT CATTAATGCCTACAGCACCAAGGAAAAGACTAACAAAGATGACATCGTAGTAGAGATGAAGGCAAAAAAGACAGAGGAGTCCATGCTATTGAAGAGCGCCAATGGGGAAAAGAAACCTCCCAATGACCAG AACAGCACCCTTAGCTCATAA
- the mcama gene encoding cell surface glycoprotein MUC18 isoform X2 has translation MDNFRSMALPNTSLLLVLQMCALAWQAWALVDLRMEDTIEVSMDNSTEIPCLYTFTEEPKMVMVQWFVREREGHRVRISYSDLTMQKVDEDTSYSNRISVRSNSDGETLTIHDVKLADEREFFCQVSGLSAGNGEGRTFLKVFDPPEPPVIEGVLSGVSVSGDSPLKIASCETREGFPKPNITWYRDHIPIHPTSGLANVVTLVTKESSGLYTVQSELHYKVTKEVKDAHFSCEVSYFVPGAVRTLKSKDINITVHYRTTSVEIWKESPEGSVKEGDTVEIRCQGDGNPPAPIIFNREQSDVELDSSQGLLVLKEVSRADSGVYECHSLDVDEVVDTLQLTVHYLDPAVVVPKDSEVMLKGESLTATCNALSSLETSTVWFKNGTVVGRGHIMHLQDATFDTAGQYDCEVTVPSLPGLLTSGSVHIIVQGAPQIKDADREIKLTEKVGGWVNLSCEVRGYPRPAITWSITGSQSQSWREVDKRETEDQVHSVVMLKVTTHTVAVCNSTNDFGIETKTYSIRSIPFSQTPTARKTSADNSGVIIVVIIVSILLLAVLGSVFYFLYKKGKLPCGRSGKQEITKEKTNKDDIVVEMKAKKTEESMLLKSANGEKKPPNDQNSTLSS, from the exons CTTGGGCGCTAGTGGATCTGAGGATGGAGGACACTATAGAGGTTTCCATGGATAATTCTACAGAGATCCCCTGCCTGTACACCTTCACCGAGGAGCCCAAGATGGTTATGGTCCAGTGGTTTGTG CGGGAACGTGAAGGTCACCGGGTTAGGATCTCCTACAGTGACCTGACCATGCAGAAGGTGGACGAGGACACCAGCTACAGCAATCGTATCAGTGTGCGATCAAACAGTGATGGAGAAACTCTGACCATTCATGACGTTAAGCTGGCTGATGAAAGAGAGTTTTTCTGTCAGGTCAGTGGTTTGTCAGCGGGAAATGGAGAGGGCAGGACTTTCTTGAAGGTTTTTG ACCCCCCAGAGCCTCCTGTCATTGAAGGTGTCCTCTCTGGAGTTTCTGTGTCCGGTGACTCCCCACTTAAG ATTGCATCTTGTGAGACCAGAGAAGGCTTTCCCAAGCCAAACATCACATGGTACCGTGATCACATCCCCATCCACCCCACTAGTGGCT TGGCGAACGTGGTAACGCTAGTGACGAAGGAATCCAGTGGTCTATATACAGTGCAGAGTGAACTGCATTATAAGGTGACCAAGGAAGTCAAAGACGCCCACTTTTCCTGTGAAGTCAGCTATTTTGTCCCAGGAGCTGTCAGGACATTGAAGTCCAAAGACATCAATATTACAGTTCATT ACCGCACGACCAGCGTGGAGATATGGAAAGAATCGCCTGAGGGCTCGGTCAAAGAGGGGGACACAGTGGAGATCCGTTGTCAAGGCGATGGGAACCCCCCAGCACCCATCATTTTCAACCGAGAACAA TCAGATGTGGAGCTGGATTCCTCTCAGGGGCTGCTGGTTCTGAAGGAAGTGTCTCGTGCAGATAGCGGTGTGTATGAATGTCACTCTCTGGACGTGGATGAGGTGGTGGACACCCTACAGCTCACTGTGCACT ATCTGGACCCAGCTGTGGTGGTGCCCAAAGACTCCGAGGTCATGCTGAAAGGAGAGAGTCTGACAGCCACCTGCAATGCCCTGTCGTCTTTAGAGACGTCTACTGTATGGTTTAAG aaTGGGACTGTGGTTGGAAGGGGACACATAATGCATCTGCAGGATGCCACGTTTGACACAGCTGGACAGTATGACTGTGAGGTGACTGTACCATCTCTTCCAGGCCTGCTGACCAGCGGTTCTGTCCATATCATCGTACAAG GCGCCCCTCAGATAAAGGATGCGGACCGAGAGATTAAACTGACGGAGAAAGTCGGTGGTTGGGTGAATTTGAGCTGTGAGGTGAGAGGTTACCCTAGACCCGCCATCACCTGGAGCATCACTGGCAGTCAG tctCAGAGCTGGCGTGAGGTGGATAAAAGAGAGACGGAGGATCAAGTCCACAGTGTTGTGATGCTTAAAGTTACCACTCACACTGTTGCTGTCTGCAATTCAACAAATGACTTTGGAATAGAGACCAAGACGTACAGCATCAGGAGCA TTCCATTCTCCCAGACTCCAACAGCAAGAAAAACTtcag CTGATAACAGTGGAGTGATTATTGTGGTGATCATTGTCAGCATCCTGTTGCTGGCCGTCCTGGGCAGTGTCTTCTACTTCCTGTATAAAAAGGGCAAGTTACCCTGTGGACGCTCAGGCAAGCAAGAAAT CACCAAGGAAAAGACTAACAAAGATGACATCGTAGTAGAGATGAAGGCAAAAAAGACAGAGGAGTCCATGCTATTGAAGAGCGCCAATGGGGAAAAGAAACCTCCCAATGACCAG AACAGCACCCTTAGCTCATAA